The Oncorhynchus mykiss isolate Arlee chromosome 20, USDA_OmykA_1.1, whole genome shotgun sequence genome includes a region encoding these proteins:
- the LOC118942018 gene encoding uncharacterized protein DKFZp434B061-like — MTLEIDFRQQPTQTDFRLQPTQTDFRLQPTQTDFRLQPTQTVSRLKPHTDRLQTTAHKDRLQTTAHTDRLQTTAHTDRLQTTAHTDRLQTTAHTDRLQTEAPHRQTPDYSPQRQIPDYSPHRQTPDHSPTQTDSRLQPTQTDSRLQPHTARLQTTAPHRQPPDYSPTQTDSRLQPTQTDSRLQPHTDRLQTTAPHRQTPDYSPTQTDSRLQPHTDNLQTTAPHRQTPDYSPHRQTPDYSPTQTDSRLQPTQTDSRLQPHIDRLQTTAPHRQTPDYSPTQTDSRLQPHTDRLQTTAPHRQTPAPHRQTPDYSPHRQTPDYSPTQTDSRLQPHTDRLQPHTDRLQTRAPHRQTPDYSPHRQTPDYSPTQTDSRLQPTQTDSRLQPHIDRLQTTAPHRQTPDYSPTQTDSRLQPHTDRLQTTAPHRQTPAPHRQTPDYSPHRQTPDYSPTQTDSRLQPHTDRLQPHTDRLQTTAPHRQTPDYTPHRQTPDYSPTQTDSRLKPHTDRLQTTAPHRQTPDYSPTQTDSRLQPHTLL; from the exons ATGACGCTAG AGATAGACTTCAGACAACAGCCCACACAGACAGACTTCAGACTACAGCCCACACAGACAGACTTCAGACTACAGCCCACACAGACAGACTTCAGACTACAGCCCACACAGACAGTCTCCAGACTGAAgccccacacagacagactccaGACTACAGCCCACAAAGACAGACTCCAGACCACAGCCCACACAGACAGACTTCAGACTACAGCCCACACAGACAGACTTCAGACTACAGCCCACACAGACAGACTTCAGACTACAGCCCACACAGACAGACTTCAGACTGAAgccccacacagacagactccaGACTACAGCCCACAAAGACAGATTCCAGACTACagcccacacagacagactccagaccacagccccacacagacagactccaGACTACagcccacacagacagactccaGACTACAGCCCCACACAGCCAGACTCCAGACTACAGCCCCACACAGACAACCTCCAGACTACAgccccacacagacagactccaGACTACagcccacacagacagactccaGACTACAgccccacacagacagactccaGACTACAgccccacacagacagactccaGACTACAgccccacacagacagactccaGACTACAGCCCCACACAGACAACCTCCAGACTACAgccccacacagacagactccaGACTACagcccacacagacagactccaGACTACAgccccacacagacagactccaGACTACagcccacacagacagactccaGACTACAGCCCCACATAGACAGACTCCAGACTACAgccccacacagacagactccaGACTACAGCCCCACACAAACAGACTCCAGACTACAgccccacacagacagactccaGACTACAgccccacacagacagactccagccccacacagacagactccaGACTACagcccacacagacagactccaGACTACAgccccacacagacagactccaGACTACAgcctcacacagacagactgcagccccacacagacagactccaGACTAGAgccccacacagacagactccaGACTACagcccacacagacagactccaGACTACAgccccacacagacagactccaGACTACagcccacacagacagactccaGACTACAGCCCCACATAGACAGACTCCAGACTACAgccccacacagacagactccaGACTACAGCCCCACACAAACAGACTCCAGACTACAgccccacacagacagactccaGACTACAgccccacacagacagactccagccccacacagacagactccaGACTACagcccacacagacagactccaGACTACAgccccacacagacagactccaGACTACAGCCTCACACAGACAGACTACAgccccacacagacagactccaGACTACAGCCCCACATAGACAGACTCCAGACTAcaccccacacagacagactccaGACTACAGCCCCACTCAGACAGACTCCAGACTCAAgccccacacagacagactccaGACTACAgccccacacagacagactccaGACTACAgccccacacagacagactccaGACTACAGCCCCACACACTGCTATAA